In the genome of Candidatus Saganbacteria bacterium, the window ACGACAAATTTTTGGCGAGAGCAAAAGAATTAGATTTGTTAAGGGCTTTTGCAGACAGCGATGAATATCGAAGCGTCGTCATTTGGGGGGCGGGAATTCAGGCCGGTTTCCTGATCGAAAAATCGGCCTTTTTTAAGAAAGTTAAGATCGAGTACCTGGTTGATAATGCGGCTGAAAAGCTCGGTAAAAAGTTCCACGGCCACGCGGTCTTGCCCCCTGAGACCTTGCTCAACTCCGCTCATCCGGTTTTAATTGCTGCCGTGCAAAATGTGCCTAATATCCTGGATAATTTTTCCAGGCTAGGCATTTCTGAGTCACGGCTGATAAAAGGGCTGGTCATCTGATGAAAAAAAGAATATTTGTAGCCGGCGGTGGCTATGCCGATATCCCGACTGTTCAGGCGGCGAAGTCGCTTGGATATTACGTGATCACCGGCGGGCTGGACAGGAACGGTCTAGCCAACGCTTACTCTGATCAGTATTTTCGGGCGGACAATTCCGATAAAGAAGCTATCCTTTCGGCCGCCAGGGAGCTGAAAGTCAACGCGATCTGTCCCGGCGCCGCCGGCCTCTCGGCGCTTTCCTGCTCGTATGCGGCGGAACAGATGGGCATGCAGCACCTTGATCCCTATGATATCGCTGGCCTTTTGCACCATAAGGACCGGTTCCTGAAGTTTGCGAAAGAGAACGGTATTTCAGCTCCACGGGCCGAAAGTTTTAACGATATCGATCAGGCCAATACTGCGATCGAAAGCTTCACTTTCCCATTAATGATCAAAGCGGCCGATTTGAGCGGCGGCAAGGGAATACTCAAAGTTGCGGACAAATCTGAGGCCAGAGAAGCCGTCGCACGCGCTTTTGCGCGGTCGAGGTCAAAGATTGTGGTCGTCGAAGAATACATCGAAGGGACCAATCACGGCTTTTCAACGATCATCAGGAACGGGCGGGTCGCTTTTCATTTTGCCGACAACGAATATTATTATTTGAACAAATACACCGTGGCTGGCGCCTGCTCTCCCGGCGATGTCCCCGAGTCAGCCGTCAAAACTCTTATCACGAATATTGAAAAGATCTCCACTTTGCTTAAATTAAAGAACGGGATATTCCACCTACAATTCATTCTGAAAGGCGACAGGCCGTATATTATTGATATATGCCGACGGATACCCGGCGATTTGTATGTCAATTTCGTCAAACACGCAGCAGAGATCGATTATCCTCTTTATCTTGTCAAAGCGTTCGCCGGGCTTTGCATTGACGACCTGACGCATAGGCCAGCAAAGCACTTCATTACTCGTCATGTGATCATGGCCGATAGGAACGGGCGGTTTACCGGGGTGGCATTCGATACCGCGATCAAAAAGAATATTATCGATCAATTGGTCATTCTTAAGGTTAATGATGAAATTACCGATTTTATGACACAGCGTGTGGGCATTGTTTTCCTGAAATTCGCTTCGCGTCGTGAGCGCGATGAAGTGACCAGCAGGATCCACGCCCTGGTGAAAGCGGAGGTTAAGAGATGAAGAAACCGTTTATCATTGCTGAGATGTCAGGAAATCACAACCAATCACTTGAGCGGGCGCTCGATATCGTAAGAGTGGCGGCCAAAGCCGGTGTCCACGCTTTAAAAATTCAAACCTACACTGCGGATACCATGACTCTCGATTTAGATAAAGGCGAATTCTTTATCAAGGAGCCCAAAAATCTTTGGAAAGGGAAAAGCTTATATAAACTTTACCAAGAGGCCTATACTCCTTGGGAATGGCATAAACCTATATTTACTCTTTGTAAAAGACTTGGGATAATAGGTTTCAGTACGCCTTTTGACGAAACGGCAGTTGATTTTCTTGAAGGATTGAATGTGCCGATGTACAAGATATCTTCGTTTGAAATTGTCGATATACCTTTGATCCGTAAAGTTGCAAGCACGGGTAAGCCGATAATCATGTCTACGGGTATGGCGACTGTTCAAGAGATCCGCGAAGCAATCATGGCGGCCAAATCAGCTGGTTCCAAGGAAATTACTCTTTTGAAATGTACTAGCGGTTACCCAGCTTCCCCGCTTGATTCGAATTTATTAACTATTCCTGATATGAGGAAAAAATTTAGGTGTGATATTGGAATTTCTGATCACACGCTTGGGCTTGGGGCAGCTATTGCAAGTATTGCATTTGGCTCAACAGTAATAGAAAAGCATTTCACATTATCAAGAGCCGAGGGAGGGGTAGATGCCGCTTTTTCTATGGAGCCGCATGAAATGAGGCAGCTTGTCGAAGAGTCAAAAAATGCTTGGCAAGCTATAGGAGCCGTGAAATATGGTCCGACTGTCGGAGAAAAGATATCATTAAAATATCGTCGCTCGCTTTATGTAACTTGCGATATTAAGGCTGGAGAAATGTTCACTAAGGAAAACATAAAAGCCATACGGCCTGGATTGGGTTTGCCGCCAAAGTATTATGATCGCTTACTTGGTAAAATAGTTAAAAAAAACATTAACAAGGGAACGCCGCTGGATTGGGCGATGGTAAATTAAGAATGGATATTGGTTTGTTGGATTCTCTAAAAATATGGAACTTTCATAACTTGTTAAAGATAATAGGGCGCTGATTATGGAAAATATTCTTGATTGGACGGAACTTTATGACCGCAGGATGATTGTACGGCAAACAAACAAATTAATCGACAGCATTATCAATAAAATATTTGATCTCCAGCTTTCAATACATGTTGGGATGTGCGAATCCGAACTTGCGCTTCTATACCGGTTCCCTATCCATGTTGCTACGAATATTTTTATCGAACGTATGTTGCGCGCTTCTTTTTATATCAGAACAAATAGGCCTTTTTCCTTACAAGGCCCAATGCCGGGAAAAGAGTATTTTGATGATACTGATAATGCAGTATTAAATTGTTATTTTGATCATTCGATAAATTTTGGGCTTCTCAATGGCCTATATTCTCTTCTAAATGATGGCGAATCGAAACATATTAATTATTCGGCGAAGAGATTGTCTCCGCAAAAAGAAATTTTTAAGAATGAACCCATGGGGATAAAAGCATTATTTCGAAAATTACGCAAAGAATCAAGAAATCGATGGGTGAAGATGAAAAAACCAGAAATAATTGGCGAGCTGTCTAATTGGGCGCTTGGTTTTATGTCACATGAAAACCTTTTGGATTTCGACTATAAACCGGCTAAGCGGAGCATTGATCAGTATAGCCGCGAAAAGATCAAGATCGCTTGCCGAGAATGCTTTAGTCTTGCTGTGGGGGATCTTTATTTTGATGTGCCGACAGAGAAAAGAAATGAGATGGCAGATCTTTTTGCCGGATTTATTGATCGAATTTTACCATTTTCTCTGATCGAAGAATTAAATGATCGTTATAAATATTATGAGCTGATGCTAAAAAATTGGAGAATCCTGGAGGTGCATTCTTGCGTTGGATATTATTATAATGAAAATTTTAAGCTCTTCGCGTTCTTGGCAAAACGTGCAGGAGCCATTCTTGTAAGTCATGCCCATGGTTCTGGCAATATTAATCCGTCTTTTAAGCATACCGCAAATGAGTTGCCTTTTCTGGATTATTATTTTTCCTGGGGGGTCACAAATGGATCATGGTTAAAAGGCATGAGTAAGCTTGACAATCTGAAAATAATAGATGCGGGAAGCCATTACCTTTATGGCATGCCTGCTTGGGAAAAGAAGAGGAGCTGTAAAGGCAATTTTACAATACTTTATTCTTCTGGTCCTCTGAGAGATTTTATGGCTGA includes:
- a CDS encoding ATP-grasp domain-containing protein produces the protein MKKRIFVAGGGYADIPTVQAAKSLGYYVITGGLDRNGLANAYSDQYFRADNSDKEAILSAARELKVNAICPGAAGLSALSCSYAAEQMGMQHLDPYDIAGLLHHKDRFLKFAKENGISAPRAESFNDIDQANTAIESFTFPLMIKAADLSGGKGILKVADKSEAREAVARAFARSRSKIVVVEEYIEGTNHGFSTIIRNGRVAFHFADNEYYYLNKYTVAGACSPGDVPESAVKTLITNIEKISTLLKLKNGIFHLQFILKGDRPYIIDICRRIPGDLYVNFVKHAAEIDYPLYLVKAFAGLCIDDLTHRPAKHFITRHVIMADRNGRFTGVAFDTAIKKNIIDQLVILKVNDEITDFMTQRVGIVFLKFASRRERDEVTSRIHALVKAEVKR
- the pseI gene encoding pseudaminic acid synthase, which encodes MKKPFIIAEMSGNHNQSLERALDIVRVAAKAGVHALKIQTYTADTMTLDLDKGEFFIKEPKNLWKGKSLYKLYQEAYTPWEWHKPIFTLCKRLGIIGFSTPFDETAVDFLEGLNVPMYKISSFEIVDIPLIRKVASTGKPIIMSTGMATVQEIREAIMAAKSAGSKEITLLKCTSGYPASPLDSNLLTIPDMRKKFRCDIGISDHTLGLGAAIASIAFGSTVIEKHFTLSRAEGGVDAAFSMEPHEMRQLVEESKNAWQAIGAVKYGPTVGEKISLKYRRSLYVTCDIKAGEMFTKENIKAIRPGLGLPPKYYDRLLGKIVKKNINKGTPLDWAMVN